Proteins co-encoded in one Fusarium musae strain F31 chromosome 3, whole genome shotgun sequence genomic window:
- a CDS encoding hypothetical protein (EggNog:ENOG41): MDVFAPKDDQCDRLKTPSYLELVVSIVLLLGILVSYLPQHYRIISRGTSEGISPYFVLLGTTSATAGFANILTVPPSRAAIGCCKELGRFECVAGLLGVAQLGAQWVCFSLILVLFLIFFRYREANVPPEDLRGDAPRWQTAVMVGLLCVLHGLIVVILTGVFFIALPDHLVFWANFLGIMATVLAAIQYVPQIWMTYHLKHVGSLSIPMMCIQTPGGFLFAGSLFARLGWEGWSTWFIYLITASMQGAVLFMGVYYEYMARQHGGHANGHIDSAPHSPVQYSSAPRRPPPGSRTYSEGWERGLPGPFTGHPERYAETEEDLHDIQEREERAIERESQPLLKPGGIGNPHRTYDATAEH, encoded by the exons ATGGACGTTTTTGCCCCAAAAGACGACCAATGCGACCGGCTCAAGACGCCCTCgtatcttgagcttgtcgttTCTAT CGTCCTCTTACTCGGCATTCTCGTGTCCTACCTCCCTCAGCATTATCGCATTATCTCCCGAGGCACCTCCGAAGGTATCTCACCTTACTTTGTATTGCTTGGAACCACTTCCGCTACTGCCGGTTTCGCCAATATCCTTACTGTCCCACCGTCTCGTGCTGCCATAGGATGCTGCAAAGAGCTCGGTAGATTCGAGTGCGTCGCCGGTCTGCTCGGCGTTGCCCAGCTAGGCGCTCAATGGGTCTGCTTCAGCCTCAT TCTTGTCCtattcctcatcttcttcagataCAGAGAAGCCAATGTTCCACCAGAGGATCTTCGTGGCGATGCACCCAGATGGCAGACCGCTGTCATGGTTGGACTACTCTGTGTCCTTCACGGCCTCATTGTGGTTATCCTGACGGGTGTCTTTTTTATTGCTCTGCCCGATCATCTCGTTTTCTGGGCAAACTTTTTGGGAATCATGGCCACAGTCCTGGCCGCTATCCAATACGTGCCTCAGATCTGGATGACATACCATTTGAAACATGTTGGCAGTCTGAGCATCCCCATGATGTGCATCCAGACGCCCGGTGGCTTCTTATTCGCAGGAAGCCTTTTTGCCCGCCTGGGCTGGGAAGGATGGAGCACATGGTTCATCTACTTGATCACTGCATCTATGCAGGGAGCAGTCCTATTCATGGGTGTTTATTACGAATACATGGCGCGGCAGCATGGCGGTCATGCCAACGGCCACATCGACAGCGCACCACACTCACCAGTGCAGTACTCGAGCGCGCCCCGAAGGCCCCCGCCAGGCAGCAGGACCTATTCTGAGGGTTGGGAGCGTGGTCTTCCAGGACCTTTCACCGGTCACCCGGAGAGATACGCCGAAACGGAGGAGGACCTGCACGATATccaagagagagaagagcgTGCTATCGAGCGGGAGAGCCAACCGTTGTTAAAACCTGGCGGTATTGGCAACCCTCATAGGACATACGACGCCACCGCCGAACACTGA